One part of the Vitis riparia cultivar Riparia Gloire de Montpellier isolate 1030 chromosome 6, EGFV_Vit.rip_1.0, whole genome shotgun sequence genome encodes these proteins:
- the LOC117915950 gene encoding E3 ubiquitin-protein ligase PUB24-like — MAVWSSMDDIEIPQYFLCPISLQIMKDPVTAMTGITYDRESIEQWLLTAKDTTCPVTKQPLERDFVLTPNHTLRRLIQAWCAANATNGVDRIPTPKTPLDRTHVVKLIRDLGVAQLYLKTLQKMEDLTRDNERNRNCMADAGAAKAIVLLIIKCFKENKTTGVEEGLRILHLIWSPTSEMKLLLKENYDFMDAVTWALGCETDNYVAVRSNAVLVLKNIVEVASPNLLERLKFEFLNRLIRTMREKISQAAMKAALYVLMEVCPWGRNKWQMIEAGAVFQLIEMELDNPEKKITEIIFCLLGHLCSCADGRAQFLAHAGSMAMLSKRILRVSNTTDDRALHIIALISKFSGTNEVLMEMLRVGAVSKLCMVLQADCAKYLKEKAREILRLHSKVWNNSPCIAVYLLTRYAR; from the coding sequence ATGGCTGTGTGGAGTTCAATGGATGACATCGAGATACCGCAATATTTCTTATGCCCTATATCTCTTCAGATCATGAAAGACCCGGTTACAGCCATGACGGGCATCACCTATGATCGAGAAAGCATTGAGCAGTGGTTGTTGACAGCCAAGGATACCACTTGTCCGGTAACCAAGCAGCCTTTGGAGAGAGACTTTGTATTGACGCCCAATCACACACTCCGCCGCCTAATTCAAGCATGGTGTGCTGCCAATGCAACGAATGGCGTGGATCGGATTCCTACTCCGAAGACTCCTCTGGACAGGACCCATGTCGTTAAACTTATTCGCGATCTGGGTGTTGCTCAATTATATCTGAAAACATTGCAGAAGATGGAAGATCTTACTAGAGATAACGAAAGGAACAGAAACTGTATGGCGGATGCAGGCGCAGCGAAGGCTATTGTTTTGTTGATCATAAAGTGTTTCAAGGAAAACAAGACCACCGGGGTAGAGGAAGGGCTGAGAATCCTTCATCTTATTTGGAGTCCAACCTCTGAAATGAAGCTCCTTCTAAAAGAAAACTACGATTTCATGGATGCAGTAACATGGGCTTTAGGCTGCGAGACCGACAATTATGTGGCTGTGAGATCAAATGCAGtgttggttttaaaaaatatagtggAAGTTGCCAGTCCAAATCTTCTGGAGCGATTAAAGTTTGAATTCCTCAACAGACTCATAAGGACGATGAGGGAGAAAATCTCTCAAGCAGCTATGAAAGCCGCCTTGTACGTCCTAATGGAGGTATGCCCTTGGGGGAGAAACAAATGGCAAATGATCGAAGCCGGTGCAGTGTTCCAGCTCATCGAAATGGAACTAGACAACCCAGAAAAGAAGATCACAGAAATCATCTTCTGTCTGCTGGGTCATCTATGTTCCTGTGCTGATGGGAGAGCTCAGTTTCTAGCCCATGCGGGAAGCATGGCCATGCTGTCAAAAAGGATCTTGAGGGTATCTAACACGACTGACGATCGAGCACTTCACATAATTGCATTGATCTCCAAGTTCTCAGGGACAAACGAAGTCCTTATGGAGATGCTGAGAGTTGGAGCAGTGTCGAAGCTTTGCATGGTGCTTCAAGCAGATTGTGCAAAGTACTTGAAAGAGAAAGCAAGGGAGATCCTCAGGTTGCATTCCAAGGTGTGGAACAACTCTCCTTGTATTGCTGTTTATCTTTTAACAAGGTACGCTAGGTAA